One window of the Asterias rubens unplaced genomic scaffold, eAstRub1.3, whole genome shotgun sequence genome contains the following:
- the LOC117305996 gene encoding uncharacterized protein LOC117305996: protein MPTINRYTYSNSFLKSLNSNNCLFQPDTHLQSTLIDLLACRKRNKRGCRGGKNLYRKIQVVEAYRPHLQNPTIIRRGVTLSNLTEIKTNTLTSVQEHPKRDFPTFVLCNAQSLVNKFDDFELLLHQESVDVGVITESWFRPDMPDYMLSIDGYEIFSKSRSHAKGGGVAVYVKSLITASGIPEISVPNELECVWSLLQPKRLPRDTSIIAVCGVYIPPDSSLQDLLTQHLLESMDLLHTKYPDIGFAIMGDFNRMPVNNILKHCNLKQLVKFPTRALATLDLIMTNFNVHYRDPVPLSALGKSDHVCILWRPKVHVIKNQGSKRTFRPMKDTELREFGRWIQEQDWSNVLKAENTQRKADALYESLHGAVDRFFPMQTIITQSSSKPWMSQKVQSLVKKRQVAFGSGRVEVYNKLRNEVRREIKKAKVHFYANRVRILQETNPRKWHQQIKTMSGNTKAVLRIPVQGVSDDDHVTIANTINDQFVKVSSHIPPLDLNVLEAYLPAMEPPPSLYPWEVYTELKKVKSNKATGPDGISPKLVKEFAYELSSPLTDVLNCSYKEGVVPKQWKKAIVVPIPKTNPPTADKLRPVSLTDCFAKIGEGFVTNWVLDDIQDKIDPQQFGNVKGISTSHYLVSLLHSLHQSADKVDNIGTVVLTDFSKAFDMIDHTILIEKFIRLGVRRSIVPWLCDFVSNRAQCVRYNQALSEYKVLSGALPQGTKLGPIGFQVVINDAAHDLGEKIKCWKYVDDLTFAENRSCFQPSGLQVVLDEFTEWTNTNKLSLNPSKCQAIQTCFKTKPPPHAELSIAGVPLNFVSEAKVLGVWLQNDLRWDKNINEISKKANQKLYMLRLLKRFGFNDVELITIYKSYVRPAVEYADVTWSSSITAAQEKTLEHLQKRACRTILAQRYTSYADAMQLCGLESLADRRVPNQNDTKANNETIDKLYISIKGKQATNVLSLVTAEGDVTKPEATEPGTTQPETTEPEGTQPDTTKPDNGVGIVTPTVPYIALIILNAFITARLAIAL from the coding sequence ATGCCTACAATTAACAGATATACGTACTCCAATAGCTTTCTTAAGAGCTTGAACAGTAACAACTGCTTGTTCCAACCGGACACCCATCTACAAAGTACACTCATTGATTTATTGGCGTGCCGAAAAAGAAATAAGAGGGGATGTCGTGGAGGTAAGAACCTGTACAGGAAGATACAAGTTGTGGAGGCTTATAGACCTCACTTACAGAACCCCACGATCATTAGAAGAGGAGTAACTTTGTCAAATCTTACTGAGATTAAAACCAACACTTTAACATCAGTTCAAGAACATCCAAAGAGAGATTTTCCTACATTCGTGCTTTGCAACGCTCAATCTCTTGTGAACAAATTTGATGACTTTGAACTGCTTTTACATCAAGAATCTGTAGATGTGGGAGTGATAACTGAATCTTGGTTTCGACCTGATATGCCTGACTATATGCTCTCCATTGACGGCTATGAGATTTTTTCAAAGTCTCGTAGTCATGCAAAAGGTGGAGGAGTTGCAGTTTATGTCAAGTCACTAATCACTGCAAGTGGGATTCCAGAAATCTCAGTCCCCAACGAGCTGGAGTGTGTATGGTCTCTATTACAACCTAAGAGGCTACCCAGAGATACATCGATCATCGCTGTATGTGGCGTCTATATTCCACCAGATTCATCCCTCCAAGATCTTCTCACACAACATCTATTGGAATCCATGGACCTTCTCCACACTAAATATCCGGACATAGGCTTTGCTATTATGGGGGACTTCAACAGAATGCCCGTAAACAACATTCTCAAGCATTGTAATCTAAAACAGTTGGTTAAATTTCCCACTCGTGCACTTGCTACATTAGATCTTATCATGACCAATTTCAATGTTCACTATAGAGACCCAGTTCCCTTGTCAGCATTGGGAAAGAGTGATCATGTGTGTATCCTGTGGAGACCCAAAGTGCATGTTATAAAAAATCAGGGCAGCAAAAGGACATTTCGTCCCATGAAAGATACAGAATTGAGAGAGTTTGGTAGGTGGATCCAAGAACAAGACTGGTCTAATGTTCTCAAAGCTGAAAATACCCAGCGTAAGGCAGACGCACTATACGAGTCTCTCCATGGTGCAGTTGATAGATTCTTTCCCATGCAGACAATAATAACCCAAAGCAGTAGTAAACCATGGATGTCTCAGAAAGTTCAATCACTTGTAAAAAAGAGACAGGTTGCGTTCGGATCGGGGAGAGTCGAGGTGTACAATAAACTACGCAATGAGGTTCGTAGAGAGATCAAGAAGGCTAAAGTTCACTTCTACGCTAACAGAGTCCGAATTCTACAAGAAACCAATCCAAGGAAGTGGCACCAGCAGATAAAAACAATGTCTGGAAACACTAAAGCTGTCCTCAGAATACCTGTCCAGGGAGTGAGTGATGATGATCATGTGACCATTGCCAATACAATTAATGATCAGTTTGTGAAGGTTTCTTCTCATATCCCCCCACTGGATCTTAATGTTCTGGAGGCCTACTTACCAGCCATGGAACCTCCACCATCACTCTATCCTTGGGAAGTGTACACTGAGCTCAAAAAAGTCAAATCCAACAAAGCAACTGGTCCCGATGGAATTTCTCCCAAGCTTGTTAAAGAATTTGCCTATGAGTTGAGTTCACCTTTAACTGATGTGTTGAATTGCTCGTACAAAGAGGGTGTGGTGCCTAAGCAATGGAAAAAGGCCATAGTAGTGCCAATACCAAAAACGAACCCCCCTACAGCTGATAAACTCAGGCCAGTTTCTTTGACTGACTGCTTTGCAAAGATTGGGGAGGGTTTTGTAACAAACTGGGTTTTGGATGATATTCAAGACAAAATTGACCCACAGCAATTTGGCAATGTCAAAGGCATTTCGACCTCCCATTATTTAGTTAGTCTCCTTCATTCACTCCATCAAAGTGCCGACAAGGTTGACAACATTGGGACGGTGGTTCTGACGGATTTTTCCAAGGCGTTCGATATGATTGATCATACCATCctcattgaaaaatttatccGCTTGGGAGTCCGTAGATCCATCGTCCCTTGGTTGTGTGACTTTGTCAGCAACCGCGCCCAATGTGTACGATACAACCAAGCACTCTCAGAGTACAAGGTTCTCAGTGGAGCTCTCCCGCAAGGAACTAAACTCGGCCCCATTGGTTTCCAGGTTGTTATTAATGACGCTGCTCATGATTTGGGTGAAAAGATTAAGTGCTGGAAATATGTGGATGACTTGACATTTGCTGAAAATCGTTCCTGCTTCCAGCCTAGTGGGCTGCAAGTAGTTCTTGATGAATTTACTGAATGGACCAACACCAACAAACTCAGCCTGAATCCCTCCAAGTGTCAAGCCATCCAAACATGTTTCAAAACTAAACCCCCACCACATGCCGAGTTGAGCATTGCGGGAGTCCCTCTGAACTTTGTATCTGAGGCAAAGGTCCTAGGAGTCTGGCTACAGAATGACCTACGATGGGATAAAAATATCAATGAAATTTCTAAGAAAGCCAATCAAAAACTGTATATGCTCCGACTGCTTAAGAGGTTTGGATTTAATGATGTTGAACTCATAACAATTTATAAAAGTTATGTGAGGCCTGCTGTTGAATATGCGGATGTTACTTGGTCTTCCTCAATTACTGCTGCCCAGGAGAAGACTCTGGAGCACCTGCAAAAACGTGCATGCAGAACAATTTTGGCACAGCGCTATACTTCGTATGCGGATGCTATGCAGCTTTGCGGGCTTGAGTCTCTTGCTGATAGGAGG